GCCGTGGAGCGCAAAGGCATCATGCCGCGCAACGACATCCGCGCCGGCGATGTGATCCTCGGCATCGCGTCGTCCGGCGTGCACTCCAACGGCTTTTCGCTGGTGCGCAGGGTGGTGGCAAAGTCGAAGCTGAGGTGGAGCGCGAAAGCGCCGTTCGACAAGAAGAAAAAACTTGGCGCTGCGGTGCTGACGCCGACGCGCATCTATGTGAAGCCCCTGCTCGCGGCGATCCGCGAGACCAAGGCCGTCAAGGCGCTCGCGCACATCACCGGCGGCGGCTTTCCGGACAACATCCCTCGCGTGCTGCCGAAGGGCACCGGCGCTCGCATCGATCTCGACAACATCAAGGTGCTGCCGGTGTTCAGCTGGCTCGCCGAGGCGGGCGGCATCGCCGAGAACGAGATGCTGCGCACCTTCAACTGCGGCATCGGCATGATCGCGGTGGTCGAGCCGCGCAAGGCCGACGCGGTGATGAAGGTGCTCCGGCGCGAAGGTGAGAAGGTCACGCCGATTGGCGAAGTGACGCGCGCCACGGCGGGCAAGCCGCGCGTCGCCTACACCGGCGCGCTTCGCCTCTGACCATGGCTCGCAAACGCGTTGCCGTCCTGATCTCCGGCCGCGGCTCCAACATGGTGGCGCTGATCGAGGCCGCAAAGGAGCCTTCCTTCCCGGCCGAGATCGTGCGCGTGGTTTCGAACGATCCGTCGGCGCAAGGCCTGCAACGCGCCGAAGCCTCGGGCATCCGCACCGCGGTGGTCGATCACAGGACCTTCGGCAAGGACCGCGAGGCGTTCGAGCGCGCGCTGCAGGGCGAACTCGAAGCGAACGGGACCGAGCTGATCTGCCTTGCGGGCTTCATGCGTCTGTTGACGCCCTGGTTCGTCACACGCTGGACCGAGCGTCTGATCAACATCCATCCGGCCCTGCTGCCCGATCTCAAAGGCCTGCACACCCACGCCCGCGCGCTGACCGAGGGGCGGAAATGGCACGGCGCGACCGTGCATTTCGTGGTGCCGGAGATGGATGCTGGACCGATCATCCGCCAGGCGCGCGTGCCAGTGCTGGCGGACGACACCGAAGAGAAACTCGCTGCACGAGTCCTCGAGGTCGAGCATCGAATCTATCCGGAGGCGCTGCGGCTCGTATCGGAAGGCCGCGTGCAGGTCGTGGGCGGCGCCTGCCTCGTTGACGGCAAGCCGGTCGAGACGTTCTCGTAAGTTTGTTCTTCTGCGACCGACTGTGAAAAATACAAAACCCCCGGCCGAAGCCGGGGGTTACGGGAAGCAAATACCCCGTTAGGCGTGAACCGTCAGCCCACCTTCAGATTTTCGGCGGACGCTTTGCCATTGCGGCCGGTCACAAGTTCGTATTCGACGGTTTGGCCTTCGTTGAGGGTGGACAAACCCGCACGCTCAACGGCCGAGATGTGAACGAACACATCCTTGTCGCTGCCCGCCGGCTTGATGAACCCGTAACCCTTCGTCGGATTGAACCATTTGACGGTGCCCTTTTGCATCGTCGGTCTCCTGGTCTCGTCGTATTGAAATTCGACGCGCCTTGCATTGAGCTGTCGCATCGCTGCAAACCGCGCCACAACCCGGGTTTTGGTTTTGATGATCCGATAGTCGCGTCGGAGACGCAGCGGCCGGAAAACGGGCCAAAATCCTGTTGCAAAGCCGACATGACAGCAAAAATACGGCCTAACCAAGGCTGCTTATGCCCGATAATGCCTGACAACATGCGAGCACATGTGGCCGCAGAGGCACAGCGCAGCAACAACGTGGTGAGCAACTTGCGACGGTGATTGACCGGATGGCGCCGTTCGCAACAATCCCTTTCGAACCAATGAGATGCCGCGCAAACATCGGCAGCGTGGCGGGGCTGTGAGGCGGGGGCAAACGGTGCGCTTGAGACTGCGACCCGCTTTGGCGTGCGATCGCCACGCGGCCTTTCGTGTCGCAGCATCGCGCGCGTTGCTCATCTTCGCTGCGTTGATTCTCATCCTCGCGAACAGCGATCACGCCGCGGCGCAATGCGGCGGGCCGCCCATCGCCGGCCCGCCGTTACCCTGCCCGCAGCCATCCGCATCCGTGAACGGCAGCGGCTTCGCATCCGCTCAAGGCGGCCTGTTCGACATCGGCACTCAATTTCAGACCCGCCTCGGCGCGCACACGTCGTACCGGGACGGCACGAGCGCCGGCAACAATCCACAAGGCGGCGGCGCGGAATCGGCCTTCGACCGTTACCGCACCTGGTTCGAGGGCTACGGCTCATCGACCACCACCGACGCTCAGGGACAATTCCTCGGCGACCGCCGGAAGACCTACGGCGGCATTGCCGGCGCAGGCGTCACGGTCACGCCCGGCGTGACCTTCGGCGCTTCGGTCGATGGCAGCCGGACCAACATCGACGTGCCGGGCGCCACCGGGCGCATCGATCTCACACAGCTTGGCCTGATCGGAAATTTCGAGCACGGGCCGTGGAATCTCGGCGTCACCGGCATCTACGGCTTCGGCAATGTGCATTCCAGCCGCTTCGACACCGGCGGCATCTCATCGGCGGCCTATCAGGCGCGGCTTTGGGGCACCATGGCCGAGCTCAGCTACTACGTCGCGCTGCCCAACAACTCGCGCTTCGTCCCCAAGCTCACCGCCGACTGGCTTCACACCCGCACCGACAGCTTCACCGAGACCGGCGGCGCCAATCCGATTTCCGGATCGAGCGTCAGCGCAAGCCGCATCCGGATGATGGTCGGCGGCGAGATCGGACACAGCTGGCTGGTCGACCGGACGATCTTCGACGTCTCGGTCTACGCGCGGCTCGTCGAGAATCTGTCGCAGAACATCGGCGACCTTGCGATCAGCGATCCGAACGTGAACGGCGTGCAGTTCGTCACGGGCGTCCGGGAAAGCTCGATGGGCGCCGACGCGGGCGCCTCCTTCTCGGTCAAGCTGTCGCAGCTCGCGCGGCTCTACGCCGCCTATGACGGCCGCTTCCGCGGCAACCTCACGTCACACTCCGGCACCATCGGCGCCGAATTCCGGTTTTAGTCAAAACGTCTCTTTGAACGGCCGCAGGTCGAGCTCCTGGGTCCAGGCCGAGCGTGGCTGGCGGTGGATGTGCCAGTGGTTCTCGGCGATGGCGTCGATATCGAGCAGACCGTCGTCCTCGCGACCACGAAGTCCTGCCGCGCCGCGGCTGCGCAGCTTCTCGCCGTCGATGCCGCCGTCCACCACGACATGCGCCACGTGAACGCCGGCAGGTCCGTATTCGCGCGCCATGCTCTGCGAGATCATGCGGAGGCCGGCCTTGGCGGCGGAGAAATGCGCAAAGCCCGGCTTGCCGCGGATGCTGGCGGAGGCGCCGGTGAAGATGATGGTGCCGCGGCCGAGCGGCACGAAGCGTCGCGCCGCCTCGCGGCCGACCAGGAAACCTGAGAAGCAGCCGACCCGCCAGAAGTCCTCGAACTGCTTGGCCGTCACCTCACGGAAATCGAGCCGCTGATTGTTGCCCGTGTTGGAGGCGACGAGATCGGCCGGCTCGAAGCCCGCGCCCGGCGCCATCGCGCGATCGAACAAGGCGACAATGTCTTCCTCCTTGGTCGCATCCATCACGATCGGCGTGGCGCTGCCGCCCGACGACACGATCGTCGCCGCGACCTGATCGATCTTGGCCGCGGTGCGGCCAGCGATCAGCACGTGATAGCCGCCAACCGAGAAGCGCCGGCATAACGCCGCGCCAAGCCCGCGTTCGGCTCCGACGCCAATAACGACCGCGACAGGCTTACCCATGTGACTTGTCCATGTGATCCTCGTTAGTGTTTGGTCGAGCGTCGCGCTTCGCCACGCGCTTCAGCAATCGCGGCATATTTCTGCTTGAGGCGCTGGTTCGCGGCAGGGCCTGCAGCGAGTGCGTAGTCCGGATCGACGATCGGCCGGCCGGTCCTAGCGTCCACCATGACCGGATCGGCGGCCGCGCCGGTTTTGCGTTCTGCGATGACGACACGCTTGCCGTCGGTCGCGAAGTGCTTGTTGCCGAAGTTCAAGAGCGCGACGAGCACCGGAAAGAAATCGCGGCCGCGCGCGGTCGGCAGATATTCGTATCGCGGCGGACGCTCGCTGTAACGGCGGCGCTCGAGCAACTCAGCCTCCACCAAAGCATTCAGCCTTCGCGTCAGCATGTTGGGCGCGATGCCGAGGCTCGTCTGAAACTCATCGAAACGCGTCATGCCGTGCAGCGCGTCTCGCATGATCAGCATGCTCCACCACTCCCCCACGCGCTCAAGGCTGCGGGCGATCGGGCACAACATCTTGTGAAAGCTCTTGCGGCGCATTGCGGAGAGATAATCTAGTTACTATCATCATGCAAGTTACTTACAGCCGCTCCCAAGCTGGCAAAGGAAATTGTCCATGAGCGCTCAAGGCATTACGCATGACATCGTGCTCGCAAGCCCGGTCCGCACCGCGATCGGCGCCTACAACGGCTCCCTCAAGGGAACGCCCGCGCCCGACCTTGGCGCTGTGGTGGTCCGCGAAACGCTGAGGCGCGCGGGGCTCGATGCCGCCGCGGTCGGCAGCGTGGTGCTGGGCAACGTCATCCAGGCGGGCAACAAGATGAATCCCGCGCGTCAGGCCGCGATCGGCGGTGGCGTGCCGGTGTCGGTCCCTGCCCTCACCGTGAACCGCGTCTGCGGCTCGGGCGCCCAGGCTGTGGTGACTGCGGCCCAGCAGATCACGGCCGGCGAGATCGACGCGGCGGTCGCCGGCGGCATGGAGAACATGGACCGCGCGCCGTATCTGATGGACGGCGGCCGCTGGGGCTACCGCATGGGCCCCGCCGAAATCCACGACAGCATGCTGCGCGACGGTCTCGACGACGCGTTCTCGGGCAAGCACTCCGGCTGGCACACCGAAGACCTCGTGATGAAGGCGCAGCTGACCCGCGAGGCGCAGGACCGCTTTGCGGCGCGCTCGCAACAGCGTTTCGTCG
The Rhodoplanes sp. Z2-YC6860 genome window above contains:
- the purM gene encoding phosphoribosylformylglycinamidine cyclo-ligase is translated as MKKKGLTYAQSGVDIDAGNRMVDLIKPLVKATARPGADAEIGGFGGLFDLKRAGFKDPVLVAANDGVGTKVKIAIETGIHGTVGIDLVAMSVNDLVVQGAEPLFFLDYFATGKLEPKVGAAIVAGIAYGCKQAGCALIGGETAEMPGVYHGNDYDLAGFAVGAVERKGIMPRNDIRAGDVILGIASSGVHSNGFSLVRRVVAKSKLRWSAKAPFDKKKKLGAAVLTPTRIYVKPLLAAIRETKAVKALAHITGGGFPDNIPRVLPKGTGARIDLDNIKVLPVFSWLAEAGGIAENEMLRTFNCGIGMIAVVEPRKADAVMKVLRREGEKVTPIGEVTRATAGKPRVAYTGALRL
- the purN gene encoding phosphoribosylglycinamide formyltransferase, which produces MARKRVAVLISGRGSNMVALIEAAKEPSFPAEIVRVVSNDPSAQGLQRAEASGIRTAVVDHRTFGKDREAFERALQGELEANGTELICLAGFMRLLTPWFVTRWTERLINIHPALLPDLKGLHTHARALTEGRKWHGATVHFVVPEMDAGPIIRQARVPVLADDTEEKLAARVLEVEHRIYPEALRLVSEGRVQVVGGACLVDGKPVETFS
- a CDS encoding cold-shock protein, translated to MQKGTVKWFNPTKGYGFIKPAGSDKDVFVHISAVERAGLSTLNEGQTVEYELVTGRNGKASAENLKVG
- a CDS encoding autotransporter outer membrane beta-barrel domain-containing protein yields the protein MLIFAALILILANSDHAAAQCGGPPIAGPPLPCPQPSASVNGSGFASAQGGLFDIGTQFQTRLGAHTSYRDGTSAGNNPQGGGAESAFDRYRTWFEGYGSSTTTDAQGQFLGDRRKTYGGIAGAGVTVTPGVTFGASVDGSRTNIDVPGATGRIDLTQLGLIGNFEHGPWNLGVTGIYGFGNVHSSRFDTGGISSAAYQARLWGTMAELSYYVALPNNSRFVPKLTADWLHTRTDSFTETGGANPISGSSVSASRIRMMVGGEIGHSWLVDRTIFDVSVYARLVENLSQNIGDLAISDPNVNGVQFVTGVRESSMGADAGASFSVKLSQLARLYAAYDGRFRGNLTSHSGTIGAEFRF
- a CDS encoding SDR family NAD(P)-dependent oxidoreductase, with protein sequence MGKPVAVVIGVGAERGLGAALCRRFSVGGYHVLIAGRTAAKIDQVAATIVSSGGSATPIVMDATKEEDIVALFDRAMAPGAGFEPADLVASNTGNNQRLDFREVTAKQFEDFWRVGCFSGFLVGREAARRFVPLGRGTIIFTGASASIRGKPGFAHFSAAKAGLRMISQSMAREYGPAGVHVAHVVVDGGIDGEKLRSRGAAGLRGREDDGLLDIDAIAENHWHIHRQPRSAWTQELDLRPFKETF
- a CDS encoding winged helix-turn-helix transcriptional regulator, producing MRRKSFHKMLCPIARSLERVGEWWSMLIMRDALHGMTRFDEFQTSLGIAPNMLTRRLNALVEAELLERRRYSERPPRYEYLPTARGRDFFPVLVALLNFGNKHFATDGKRVVIAERKTGAAADPVMVDARTGRPIVDPDYALAAGPAANQRLKQKYAAIAEARGEARRSTKH